A section of the Polynucleobacter sp. AP-Sving-400A-A2 genome encodes:
- a CDS encoding glycosyltransferase, which yields MRLIYPAAEYPHKNHSLLSQIDVAESRLWPVEELHLTIREIVNPAPSIGWVQCVGHLSPAEMIHAYGSVDGILFLSKKESLGFPLVEAMFFGLPVICPDLPYARTLCGDQGIYFDPVSVESLRAALMELKGLLSDNWRPDWSGQLRGIPKDWDGVASKILDLAINPLAVD from the coding sequence TTGAGACTCATTTATCCTGCTGCAGAATATCCTCACAAGAATCATTCCCTGTTGAGTCAAATTGATGTTGCTGAATCTAGGTTATGGCCTGTTGAGGAGCTACATCTCACGATTAGGGAGATTGTGAATCCAGCACCCAGTATTGGCTGGGTCCAATGCGTTGGCCATCTTTCACCTGCTGAAATGATTCATGCATATGGAAGTGTTGATGGAATCCTATTCCTCTCAAAAAAAGAGAGCTTGGGTTTTCCTCTGGTAGAAGCCATGTTCTTTGGCTTGCCAGTCATCTGCCCTGATTTGCCATACGCTAGAACGCTATGTGGTGATCAGGGAATTTACTTCGACCCCGTTAGTGTTGAGTCTTTACGAGCCGCTTTGATGGAATTAAAGGGGTTGTTATCTGATAATTGGAGGCCAGATTGGAGTGGGCAGCTTAGAGGCATTCCAAAAGATTGGGACGGTGTTGCATCCAAAATTTTAGATTTAGCCATTAATCCACTGGCCGTTGATTGA
- a CDS encoding glycosyltransferase gives MITCTFDVLCDRALLACSALKQATSIRPILCYYGAIFKFHQKIKFDPKVITVLMSGTLSKETGSNLLIDTIRMIASSETPRLKNIRFEITGKGESLDEFVKLARTTVVPEIVVHGRLTDLDYAEVLNRADVGLSLKLNEGPYANTTFPSKVIEYAAAGLLIVTTDISDVRTIFGDGALYLNQDNPLELIRHLEFIAANPNEVFMIAKTGQQAVQEICSPKLVGNILQKFIFGGA, from the coding sequence ATGATCACCTGCACATTTGATGTCTTATGCGATCGCGCTTTACTTGCCTGTTCTGCACTTAAACAGGCCACCTCAATACGCCCCATACTTTGTTACTACGGTGCTATATTTAAATTTCACCAAAAAATTAAGTTTGATCCTAAAGTTATAACGGTACTGATGAGTGGGACTTTAAGCAAGGAGACAGGTTCCAATTTATTAATCGATACTATTCGAATGATTGCCTCTAGCGAGACGCCGCGGCTGAAAAATATTCGGTTTGAAATCACCGGTAAAGGCGAGTCGCTTGATGAATTTGTGAAATTAGCAAGAACTACAGTCGTTCCTGAAATAGTGGTTCATGGGCGTCTTACTGACTTAGATTACGCTGAAGTCCTGAATAGGGCTGATGTTGGTTTATCTCTTAAGTTGAATGAGGGCCCTTACGCAAATACTACCTTCCCCTCAAAAGTGATTGAGTATGCAGCTGCAGGATTATTAATTGTGACTACGGATATTAGCGATGTTCGCACTATTTTTGGGGATGGTGCGCTGTATTTAAATCAAGACAATCCTCTAGAGCTTATCCGGCATCTTGAGTTTATTGCGGCTAACCCAAATGAAGTATTCATGATTGCAAAGACTGGCCAACAAGCCGTTCAAGAAATTTGCTCGCCAAAATTGGTTGGCAATATATTGCAGAAGTTTATCTTTGGAGGGGCTTGA
- a CDS encoding glycosyltransferase family 2 protein, which translates to MGPLSDASLMAILLCTYNGARFLAEQLDSLESQTHRNWVVIASDDGSTDQTLEILQQYQAKWPVGKLTIRSGPQKGFCQNFLSLACDPEIKTDYYAFCDQDDVWLPEKLEVALENIVSNQSDDVAYLYCGRTNYVTENLEPCGMSPLFVFPPSFRNALVQSIAGGNTMVFNIATKNLIEKVGVVDVPSHDWWVYQLISASNGIIYYDPAPQLLYRQHKNTLVGGNTSIASRLQRTWLVLTGRFKEWNQKNVSALITCESIIAPQNLDVLYFFKKMREAKLKDRFRLIEVCGLYRQTKKDTLNLYLATLINKI; encoded by the coding sequence TTGGGCCCTCTTTCTGATGCCTCTTTGATGGCAATACTGCTGTGTACATATAACGGGGCACGGTTTTTGGCTGAGCAGCTTGATTCTTTGGAAAGTCAGACCCACCGAAATTGGGTCGTTATCGCCAGTGATGATGGCTCTACCGACCAAACCCTAGAAATATTGCAGCAATATCAAGCCAAATGGCCTGTCGGGAAATTGACGATTCGTAGTGGTCCGCAAAAGGGGTTTTGCCAGAATTTTTTATCCCTTGCCTGTGATCCTGAAATTAAGACTGACTACTACGCATTTTGTGACCAAGACGACGTGTGGTTGCCCGAAAAGCTAGAAGTTGCGCTTGAAAATATTGTTAGCAATCAATCTGATGATGTAGCTTACCTCTATTGTGGCCGCACTAATTACGTTACCGAGAATCTAGAACCGTGCGGCATGTCGCCACTGTTTGTATTTCCGCCAAGCTTTAGAAACGCTTTAGTGCAAAGTATTGCTGGTGGTAATACGATGGTCTTTAATATTGCTACAAAAAATTTAATTGAAAAAGTGGGAGTGGTTGATGTGCCATCACATGATTGGTGGGTATATCAGTTAATTAGCGCCTCCAATGGAATTATTTATTATGATCCCGCTCCTCAATTGCTATATCGCCAGCACAAAAATACTTTAGTTGGCGGAAATACTTCTATCGCCTCAAGGCTACAGAGAACTTGGTTGGTATTGACGGGAAGGTTTAAGGAGTGGAATCAAAAAAATGTATCTGCACTAATTACCTGCGAGTCAATTATTGCACCCCAAAATTTAGATGTGCTTTACTTCTTTAAAAAAATGAGAGAAGCAAAACTCAAAGACCGCTTTAGGCTCATAGAAGTTTGTGGTCTCTACCGCCAAACAAAAAAAGACACACTCAACCTTTACTTAGCAACTTTGATCAATAAAATTTAA
- a CDS encoding glycosyltransferase family 2 protein, whose protein sequence is MSNIKISIITVVRNRIKVIGQAISSVQSQDCQNIEHVIIDGASTDGTLELIQKLVGEKTVLISEPDGGIYDALNKGIVNSTGDVIGVLHSDDYFSDGLVISQVAKLFEDPSIDIVYGDLDYVSSIDSDKIIRHWLAGEFSQKKLSWGWMPPHPTVFIRRSIIEAYGAYDTGYRISGDYDSLLRYFGRGKARAIYLKRVLVKMRVGGESNRSLRQIMRKMVEDYRALRQNRVGGFGALIWKNISKVGQILKSAK, encoded by the coding sequence ATGTCGAATATTAAAATATCAATAATTACTGTAGTACGAAATCGCATAAAGGTGATCGGCCAAGCCATCTCAAGTGTTCAAAGTCAAGATTGCCAGAATATAGAGCATGTAATTATTGACGGCGCATCTACCGATGGAACTCTGGAGCTTATTCAGAAATTGGTTGGAGAAAAAACAGTTCTTATTAGTGAGCCGGATGGCGGTATATACGATGCTCTTAATAAAGGGATTGTAAATTCAACTGGCGATGTTATTGGTGTACTCCATTCTGACGATTATTTTTCGGATGGGTTGGTGATTTCCCAAGTGGCAAAGCTATTTGAAGATCCATCAATAGATATTGTTTACGGTGACTTGGATTATGTTTCCAGCATCGATTCGGATAAGATTATCCGCCACTGGTTAGCGGGAGAGTTTTCACAGAAAAAGCTTTCATGGGGCTGGATGCCGCCTCATCCAACGGTATTTATTCGACGTTCCATTATTGAGGCATATGGGGCTTACGATACTGGCTATCGAATTTCTGGTGATTATGACTCCTTACTCCGTTACTTTGGGCGCGGTAAAGCTAGGGCGATATACCTAAAGCGCGTTTTAGTAAAAATGCGTGTTGGTGGTGAAAGCAATAGATCCCTCAGGCAAATTATGAGAAAAATGGTTGAAGACTATCGTGCGTTGCGTCAAAACAGGGTTGGTGGTTTTGGTGCCTTGATTTGGAAAAATATTAGCAAGGTTGGTCAAATTCTCAAATCTGCTAAATGA
- a CDS encoding glycosyltransferase family 4 protein translates to MTKAPIVTWQVVLTDHQAFTYEALADSAGVKVLSHVVVLEDEARKKQGWLDLQVKSLSRFLIPRNNFFKYCFGVIRDHQNSIHIFAAPFSDWRFIPCMLYAAWLNVEYFIISEPYSPESEGYLSDTSLVMGQIKALLRPKLYRLYGLLLRRSVTGIFAISRLALFQFQVLGFPASKLFPFGYFVPGQFGSKDEERFRLHRQPHSSINAIFVGSLIRRKGVDLLIDVSKALLARGSRISIDVYGPESKDMPLLNFPNLSYKGAIPFGMAQKEMAQYDLVIVPSRHDGWGVAVNEAILAGTPVVCSDQVGAGTLVNKFACGLEFKSGDHHALLEILRKIEDDPELLNSLSERAISNRERIEPKIAAKYMLSVFESSPSRRAMIDSPWY, encoded by the coding sequence ATGACTAAGGCCCCGATCGTAACCTGGCAAGTAGTTTTAACGGATCATCAAGCGTTTACTTATGAGGCTCTTGCAGATTCAGCTGGAGTCAAGGTGTTATCCCATGTCGTAGTGCTGGAGGATGAGGCCAGAAAAAAGCAAGGCTGGCTTGATCTTCAGGTTAAATCACTTTCTAGATTTTTAATTCCCCGCAATAATTTCTTTAAATATTGTTTTGGCGTTATTCGGGATCATCAAAACTCTATTCACATATTTGCTGCGCCATTCTCAGACTGGAGATTTATTCCATGCATGCTCTATGCAGCCTGGTTAAATGTTGAGTACTTCATTATCTCTGAGCCATATTCTCCGGAATCGGAGGGATATTTAAGTGACACCTCTTTAGTAATGGGACAAATTAAGGCGCTCCTTCGTCCTAAACTGTATAGGTTGTATGGACTACTTTTGAGAAGATCTGTTACGGGGATATTTGCAATATCTCGCCTCGCCCTTTTTCAGTTTCAAGTACTTGGCTTTCCAGCGTCCAAGTTATTTCCATTTGGATATTTTGTTCCAGGCCAATTTGGATCTAAGGATGAAGAGAGATTTAGATTGCATCGACAGCCCCACTCTAGTATTAATGCTATTTTTGTTGGAAGTTTAATTAGGAGAAAGGGCGTTGATTTACTCATCGATGTAAGTAAAGCCCTATTGGCCCGGGGCTCCAGAATTTCTATTGATGTTTATGGTCCAGAGAGTAAGGATATGCCCCTCTTGAATTTCCCAAACCTGAGCTATAAAGGAGCAATACCCTTTGGAATGGCTCAGAAAGAGATGGCTCAATATGACTTGGTGATTGTTCCAAGTCGTCATGATGGCTGGGGTGTTGCAGTTAATGAGGCTATTCTTGCTGGCACCCCTGTTGTTTGTAGCGACCAGGTTGGGGCTGGTACTCTGGTTAATAAGTTTGCCTGCGGCCTTGAATTTAAGTCAGGAGATCATCACGCTCTTCTTGAGATCTTGAGGAAGATCGAAGATGATCCTGAGCTATTAAATTCCTTAAGCGAACGAGCTATTAGTAACCGAGAGCGTATTGAGCCAAAGATTGCTGCTAAATACATGCTTTCAGTATTTGAATCTTCACCATCAAGAAGGGCGATGATTGATTCGCCTTGGTACTGA
- a CDS encoding phytanoyl-CoA dioxygenase family protein produces MKFNAPIKFMNEAINSGALDARVLNMEVLDYFGMYVLRKAIDSKTIERYYREYKSYQNSDHFNRTNFHLTEVGVEDGNPLREILKNAQLLKSIEKFFLGNVGLYNFRIVKKDAEDFSPVFLHQDVGYHKGGFERYSLFIPLTRCWVENGGLKLYPGTHKFGYLGDVGEIRDFLPAAYPRLTPELFPGDILFMHSALWHSSGENLSGEERVYLDVHIQDANEPSSSQTLTGASDGQWILNLSHDEIFSNSRSQKLKALYQKIQE; encoded by the coding sequence ATGAAATTTAATGCTCCAATTAAGTTCATGAATGAGGCAATTAACTCGGGCGCTTTAGATGCAAGGGTACTCAATATGGAAGTTCTCGATTATTTCGGTATGTATGTTCTGCGTAAAGCAATCGATAGCAAAACTATTGAGCGCTACTATCGTGAATATAAGAGTTATCAAAATTCAGATCATTTCAATCGTACTAATTTTCATTTAACCGAGGTTGGGGTCGAGGACGGCAATCCATTGAGGGAGATTTTAAAGAATGCCCAATTATTGAAATCCATTGAAAAATTCTTTTTGGGTAATGTTGGGTTATATAACTTTAGAATTGTTAAGAAGGATGCGGAAGATTTTTCCCCGGTTTTCTTGCATCAAGATGTCGGTTATCATAAGGGCGGGTTTGAACGCTACTCATTATTTATACCGCTGACAAGGTGTTGGGTTGAAAACGGCGGTCTAAAACTATATCCAGGAACGCATAAGTTTGGATATTTGGGTGATGTTGGGGAGATTAGAGATTTTTTACCAGCAGCCTATCCGCGCCTAACGCCTGAATTGTTTCCAGGCGATATTTTATTTATGCATTCTGCACTTTGGCATTCGTCCGGCGAAAATTTAAGTGGCGAGGAGCGAGTGTACCTCGATGTTCATATTCAGGATGCAAATGAACCATCAAGTTCTCAGACGTTAACTGGAGCAAGTGATGGCCAGTGGATTTTGAATTTGAGCCATGATGAAATTTTTTCTAATTCTAGATCTCAAAAATTAAAAGCTCTCTATCAGAAAATTCAGGAATAA
- a CDS encoding DapH/DapD/GlmU-related protein has translation MRNFLLKIAGIRLGRNVRFCGRSWIYGRGDLLISHDTWISPGAIIFTHESVAINIGSQCDIGPGVEFITGSHDIGTSLRRAGNGFAKAITVEDGVWIGAKSIILGGVTIGSGSIIAAGSLVRSDVPPNSLVAGVPAVVKRSLPL, from the coding sequence TTGCGAAATTTTCTCCTAAAGATTGCCGGTATTAGATTGGGTCGAAACGTTAGATTTTGTGGGCGCTCCTGGATTTACGGCCGAGGGGATTTACTTATTAGTCACGACACTTGGATTAGTCCAGGTGCAATTATTTTCACTCATGAGAGTGTAGCTATCAATATTGGCTCTCAGTGCGATATTGGGCCGGGCGTAGAGTTCATCACCGGCAGTCATGATATTGGCACCTCGCTTAGACGTGCCGGAAATGGGTTTGCAAAAGCAATCACTGTGGAAGATGGGGTTTGGATCGGAGCTAAGAGCATTATCTTAGGTGGAGTCACTATTGGATCTGGATCAATCATTGCGGCTGGTTCTTTGGTTAGATCTGATGTGCCACCCAATTCATTGGTTGCTGGAGTTCCAGCAGTAGTTAAGCGATCTCTGCCTCTATGA
- a CDS encoding ABC transporter ATP-binding protein/permease, which translates to MHTLNALKFFLCNLSYGRKKQLILLVALNVTSSAFELISIGAIGPLMLALMSPDIPFGYISKINIAYYFNITAAKDIVLPIVICFILLVSMSGLVRILALYAGTKFSFSLGAEISTACFRAYLHKPYINIIDDHSSEIINNIFVNVNLLIYQVINPLTLIFSGLSLIISLCLLIIFIYPFNSILAFLFLFIIYISIYMMNKKKFIDNGQRLNAESTKTLKALQEAIGGIRDIIIDSSQNTFLRIHAAADSTLREVQGNSQFISAVPRVAVEVVAIISIAIIGYFLSNGAEMILALPTLAVLVMIGQRLLPSLQQCYIAVNSINGTLLPLIKINELLKLNREIANDDKVSSPLKFSGSIKLNNIELKLGKLDQVILSDINLEIFKGERIGIIGKTGSGKSTLVDVIMGLLLPTSGKVEIDSVALNSKNIKSWRSIVAHVPQSIFLTDGSIKENITFGIPESEISVEKVLSSAKQAELMDFIDVAPAGIDAMIGERGAFLSGGQKQRVGIARALYKSSQILIFDEATSALDSSVENSVMNCIYSLDMCFTIIVIAHRLSTLRGCSRIIEMERGRVKRIGTYAEMIEKK; encoded by the coding sequence TTGCATACTTTAAACGCGCTAAAATTCTTTTTGTGTAACTTAAGCTACGGAAGAAAAAAACAGTTAATTCTATTGGTTGCGCTAAATGTAACCTCTTCTGCTTTTGAGCTAATTAGCATTGGTGCTATTGGACCATTGATGCTTGCATTAATGAGTCCCGACATTCCCTTTGGGTATATTTCAAAAATAAATATCGCCTATTACTTCAATATTACGGCAGCCAAAGATATTGTTCTTCCAATAGTTATTTGTTTTATTTTATTGGTTTCCATGTCCGGTTTAGTTAGAATTCTAGCCTTGTATGCGGGTACAAAGTTCTCTTTTTCACTTGGAGCTGAAATAAGCACAGCCTGCTTCAGAGCGTATTTACACAAACCTTATATCAATATTATTGACGATCACAGCAGTGAAATAATAAACAATATTTTTGTAAATGTTAATTTACTTATTTATCAAGTAATAAATCCTCTTACATTAATTTTTAGTGGATTATCTCTAATTATCTCACTATGTTTATTGATTATTTTTATATATCCCTTTAATTCTATACTTGCATTTCTTTTCTTATTCATCATATACATATCTATCTATATGATGAATAAGAAAAAATTTATAGATAATGGCCAACGGCTAAATGCTGAGTCCACCAAAACATTAAAGGCCTTGCAGGAAGCGATCGGTGGAATAAGGGACATAATAATCGACAGCAGCCAAAATACTTTTCTACGCATTCATGCTGCTGCAGATTCAACCCTTAGAGAGGTTCAGGGGAACAGTCAATTCATTAGCGCGGTACCGAGGGTTGCGGTTGAGGTAGTCGCAATAATTTCAATAGCAATTATTGGCTATTTTTTATCAAATGGTGCCGAAATGATTCTTGCTCTTCCCACCCTTGCCGTCCTTGTCATGATTGGGCAAAGATTATTGCCCTCTTTGCAGCAATGCTACATAGCAGTAAATTCAATAAACGGCACGCTACTGCCATTAATCAAAATAAATGAACTATTAAAACTCAATAGAGAAATTGCAAATGATGATAAAGTGAGTTCGCCTCTTAAATTCAGCGGGTCAATTAAATTAAATAATATCGAATTAAAGCTTGGAAAGTTAGATCAGGTAATTTTATCGGACATTAATCTTGAAATTTTTAAAGGCGAAAGAATTGGAATAATTGGCAAGACTGGCTCAGGAAAAAGTACGCTTGTCGATGTCATAATGGGTCTATTGTTACCAACAAGTGGTAAGGTTGAGATAGACTCTGTTGCGCTTAATTCGAAAAATATTAAGTCTTGGCGGTCAATAGTTGCCCATGTACCACAATCAATATTTTTAACCGATGGCTCAATTAAAGAGAATATTACTTTCGGAATTCCTGAGTCTGAAATCTCAGTCGAAAAAGTCTTAAGTTCTGCAAAGCAGGCGGAGTTAATGGATTTTATTGATGTTGCTCCTGCTGGTATTGATGCAATGATTGGCGAGCGAGGTGCGTTTCTTTCTGGTGGACAAAAACAAAGGGTTGGAATAGCACGCGCTCTTTATAAAAGTTCACAGATTTTAATTTTTGATGAGGCAACAAGTGCTTTAGATTCTAGCGTTGAAAATTCTGTTATGAATTGCATTTACTCTCTAGATATGTGCTTTACTATTATTGTTATTGCCCATAGATTGTCAACATTGAGGGGTTGTAGCCGAATTATAGAAATGGAGCGAGGGCGGGTGAAGAGGATTGGAACATATGCGGAAATGATTGAGAAGAAATGA
- a CDS encoding DegT/DnrJ/EryC1/StrS aminotransferase family protein, whose product MMSRILVTKPFLPPLDEFMPYLQEIWNSGVITNGGKFHQELEDELARYLGVSNISLFSNGTIALITALQALGIRGEVITTPYSFVATAHSLLWNNIKPVFVDVDPKTLNLDPQKIEDAITSNTTAILPVHCYGNPCDVENIELIAKKHNLKVIYDAAHAFGVQCHCGSILNHGDLSILSFHATKVFNTFEGGAIISKDLEMKQKIDQLKNFGFVDELTVTTAGINGKMSEINAAFGLLQLKYVDKVIQQRKLIDAAYRKKLSGISGMRCLDASEASVANYSYFPILVEQNAEIDRDSLYQKLKDKEIYSRRYFYPLISKFPMYSGLPSARDENLKHAIQAAAQVLCLPIYPELTIDQQDFICNVILEELGNTK is encoded by the coding sequence ATGATGAGTAGAATTCTAGTTACCAAACCATTTCTTCCGCCTTTGGACGAATTTATGCCATATCTACAAGAGATTTGGAATAGTGGCGTCATAACAAATGGTGGAAAATTTCATCAAGAGCTAGAAGATGAGCTAGCTAGATATTTGGGTGTCAGCAACATTTCATTATTTTCTAATGGAACGATTGCTTTAATTACTGCTTTGCAGGCCCTGGGAATTAGGGGGGAAGTTATTACTACACCTTATTCATTTGTTGCAACTGCACATTCATTGCTTTGGAATAATATTAAGCCAGTATTCGTAGATGTTGATCCAAAAACTTTAAATTTGGACCCACAAAAGATTGAAGATGCAATTACATCCAATACAACTGCGATTCTCCCCGTCCATTGCTATGGGAATCCATGCGATGTCGAAAATATCGAATTAATTGCTAAAAAGCATAATCTAAAAGTAATTTACGATGCAGCCCACGCATTTGGAGTGCAGTGTCATTGCGGGAGCATTCTCAATCATGGCGATCTATCAATTCTCAGTTTTCACGCTACCAAGGTATTTAATACATTTGAAGGTGGGGCAATAATTTCAAAAGATTTGGAAATGAAGCAAAAAATTGATCAATTAAAAAACTTTGGTTTTGTTGATGAGCTAACCGTTACAACTGCCGGCATCAATGGCAAGATGAGTGAAATTAATGCAGCTTTTGGATTGCTGCAACTTAAGTATGTAGATAAGGTCATTCAGCAGCGCAAGCTAATTGATGCTGCGTACAGGAAAAAATTATCTGGAATAAGCGGCATGCGCTGCCTTGATGCAAGTGAAGCGTCGGTTGCAAATTATTCATACTTTCCGATACTTGTTGAGCAAAATGCTGAAATAGACAGAGATTCCCTATATCAAAAGCTAAAAGATAAAGAGATTTATTCAAGACGGTATTTTTATCCTTTAATTAGCAAATTCCCCATGTATTCTGGATTACCATCTGCAAGGGATGAGAACTTAAAGCATGCAATTCAGGCTGCAGCTCAGGTGCTTTGTTTGCCTATTTATCCAGAGCTTACCATTGACCAACAAGATTTTATTTGTAATGTCATTCTAGAGGAATTAGGAAATACTAAATGA
- a CDS encoding glycosyltransferase family 1 protein has protein sequence MKVAYDHQIFYQQPFGGISRYFTNLASQILEAGEAVNIFSPIYCNRYLGSLPENIVRGHYIAKYPPKTIRLVNAYNNVISKHQIGAWKPDLLHETYYSRASLAPKKCAIVTTVYDMIHEIFKEDFSDGGRTSRLKLESINRADHIICISESTKKDLIEIFNVPHHKVSVVLLGFDQLSQNPHLKGSAADSYAPYLLYVGSRAGYKNFTGFVEAVASSEGLMSDINIICFGGGSFDENETTLFKQMGFKEGQILQISGGDELLGSFYRGAKAFVCPSLYEGFGIPPLEAMANNCPVICSNTSSIPEVVGGAGKYFNPSDVGDMYRSIESVVYDESMMQELKMLGAERLQNFSWKKCADQTLAIYKQLVS, from the coding sequence TTGAAAGTAGCTTACGACCATCAAATTTTCTACCAGCAACCCTTTGGTGGTATTTCTCGTTACTTTACAAATCTAGCTTCTCAAATTCTTGAGGCGGGTGAAGCGGTCAATATTTTTAGTCCGATCTATTGCAATCGTTACCTGGGATCTTTGCCTGAAAATATTGTTCGGGGGCATTACATCGCAAAATATCCACCGAAAACAATAAGGCTGGTAAATGCTTATAACAATGTCATTTCTAAGCATCAAATTGGAGCGTGGAAACCCGATTTACTACATGAAACCTATTACTCAAGGGCGAGCCTGGCTCCAAAAAAATGCGCTATCGTTACCACCGTATACGATATGATCCATGAAATTTTTAAAGAAGATTTTTCTGATGGCGGTAGAACATCTAGATTAAAGCTTGAGTCAATAAATCGGGCTGATCACATAATATGCATTTCTGAAAGCACAAAAAAGGATTTGATCGAGATATTTAATGTGCCCCACCATAAAGTTTCGGTTGTTCTATTAGGCTTTGACCAACTCTCTCAAAATCCTCATCTGAAGGGAAGCGCTGCCGATTCTTATGCTCCATACTTGTTGTACGTAGGATCTCGAGCCGGGTATAAAAACTTCACTGGTTTTGTTGAGGCTGTCGCCTCATCGGAAGGCTTAATGTCCGATATCAATATTATTTGTTTTGGCGGCGGATCCTTTGATGAGAATGAAACTACCCTCTTTAAGCAGATGGGCTTTAAAGAGGGACAAATTCTTCAGATAAGTGGGGGTGATGAGCTGCTTGGATCTTTCTATAGGGGGGCTAAAGCTTTCGTATGCCCTTCTTTATATGAAGGATTTGGGATTCCACCGCTTGAGGCGATGGCTAATAATTGCCCTGTAATATGTAGTAATACGAGCTCTATCCCAGAGGTTGTCGGAGGCGCCGGAAAATATTTCAATCCGAGTGATGTCGGTGATATGTATAGGTCAATCGAGAGTGTTGTTTACGATGAGTCTATGATGCAGGAGCTTAAAATGTTGGGTGCTGAGCGTTTGCAAAATTTTTCTTGGAAAAAATGTGCCGATCAAACCCTTGCAATTTATAAGCAGTTGGTCTCTTAG
- a CDS encoding class I SAM-dependent methyltransferase, producing the protein MHATKIKTCPVCKNLMKFTFQSTVLKKYKVDYFECNECGLLQTEAPHWLDEAYDNAIAIADTGLVMRNISLASKLAVLIYDELDPSAYYLDIAGGYGMLARIMRDYGFNYFWSDKYCENLLARGFEADVEKHSYLALTAFEVLEHIHDPLAFISEQINQYNCKTLIFTTELYSGPKAPPIDWWYYTFSTGQHISFYKKETLEKIGKVLNLNFYSINGIHIISDKKFHLNRTLKVRMGRFSYIFAALIRRKLGGLTISDHLKLAR; encoded by the coding sequence ATGCATGCAACTAAGATAAAAACTTGCCCAGTTTGTAAAAATTTAATGAAATTTACTTTTCAATCAACTGTATTGAAGAAATACAAGGTGGATTATTTTGAGTGTAATGAGTGCGGATTGTTGCAAACTGAAGCTCCTCATTGGCTTGATGAAGCATACGACAATGCGATAGCTATTGCTGATACGGGTCTTGTGATGAGGAACATCTCGCTTGCATCTAAGTTGGCAGTGTTGATCTATGACGAGCTCGATCCGTCCGCATATTATCTTGACATTGCTGGAGGTTACGGCATGCTAGCGAGAATAATGCGAGATTATGGTTTTAATTACTTTTGGAGTGATAAGTATTGTGAGAATCTTCTGGCTCGTGGCTTCGAGGCAGATGTTGAAAAGCATTCTTACCTGGCGTTAACGGCTTTTGAGGTTTTAGAGCACATCCATGATCCTCTAGCATTCATCAGCGAGCAAATTAATCAATACAACTGTAAAACCCTCATTTTCACAACCGAGCTGTATTCTGGCCCCAAAGCCCCACCCATTGATTGGTGGTATTACACATTTAGCACCGGCCAGCATATTTCCTTTTACAAGAAAGAAACGCTTGAAAAAATTGGAAAAGTTTTAAATCTTAATTTTTATAGCATCAATGGAATTCATATAATAAGTGATAAAAAGTTTCACCTCAATAGAACTTTAAAAGTCAGAATGGGTAGATTTTCTTATATATTTGCAGCGCTAATTCGTCGAAAATTAGGTGGGCTTACCATCTCTGATCATCTTAAGTTGGCGAGATAG